The proteins below are encoded in one region of Neoasaia chiangmaiensis:
- a CDS encoding nicotinate-nucleotide adenylyltransferase, with protein sequence MAIGVLGGSFNPAHVGHLQLARYALQHLRLDQVWLMVSPGNPLKSRHGMAPFAARLASATRLADGRRIIATDIEARLHRRYTVETMAVLRQRFPRARFVWLMGADGLASLPRWRRWQDLARLVPIAILPRPGSNIGALEGLAAHRLRHTRRPPRRGPVLARYKGSAWTFLPAPQNGISATALRDSGMIADAP encoded by the coding sequence GCGTGCTGGGCGGTTCGTTCAACCCGGCGCATGTGGGGCATTTGCAGCTTGCGCGCTACGCGTTGCAGCATCTGCGGCTGGATCAGGTCTGGCTGATGGTGTCGCCGGGCAACCCGCTGAAATCGCGCCATGGCATGGCGCCGTTCGCCGCGCGGCTGGCAAGTGCGACCCGGTTGGCCGATGGGCGGCGCATCATCGCCACGGATATCGAGGCGCGTCTTCATCGTCGCTACACGGTGGAGACGATGGCCGTGCTTCGGCAGCGCTTTCCGCGGGCGCGATTCGTCTGGCTGATGGGGGCCGATGGTCTGGCCTCCCTGCCGCGCTGGCGGCGGTGGCAGGATCTGGCGAGGCTGGTGCCGATCGCCATCCTGCCCCGGCCCGGCAGCAATATCGGCGCGCTGGAAGGCCTGGCGGCGCATCGATTGCGGCATACGCGACGGCCGCCGCGTCGTGGGCCGGTGCTTGCGCGCTATAAAGGTTCAGCCTGGACTTTTCTTCCGGCCCCGCAGAACGGTATATCGGCGACAGCGTTGCGCGATTCGGGCATGATTGCCGACGCGCCCTGA
- a CDS encoding NAD-dependent epimerase/dehydratase family protein, translating to MKILLTGAAGFVGYHTAEALLAAGHQVVGLDNLNDYYDPGLKRARLARLLERPGFVFAAIDLSDSMAVERLVAEHGDITHVVHLAAQAGVRHSLEDPCAYVTANITAYVVLLEAVRKLPGLMHIVYASSSSVYGLNASLPFREDDRVDRPGSFYAVTKRAGELTAHAYAHLYGLKQTGLRFFTAYGPWGRPDMAYYKFAAAIAAGQPLTLYAGDGLARDFTYIDDIVRGIVAVLDRPPREGARILNLGSDRPEPVRRLVSLLEENLGRLAVVHEKPRPRSDVEATWSCVTEIEALTGWKPTVSLDEGVARFVTWFRAYHLGG from the coding sequence ATGAAGATATTGCTGACAGGTGCCGCCGGATTCGTTGGCTATCATACGGCCGAAGCCCTGCTGGCGGCGGGTCATCAGGTTGTCGGACTCGATAACCTCAACGATTACTATGATCCGGGCCTGAAACGCGCGCGACTGGCGCGGTTGCTTGAGCGGCCCGGTTTCGTTTTTGCCGCGATCGATCTGAGCGATTCGATGGCGGTCGAAAGACTCGTCGCCGAACATGGGGACATTACCCATGTCGTGCATCTGGCGGCGCAGGCTGGTGTCCGGCACTCGCTGGAGGATCCCTGTGCTTATGTGACGGCCAATATCACGGCGTATGTGGTGCTGTTGGAAGCGGTGCGGAAACTGCCGGGGCTGATGCATATCGTCTATGCCTCGTCGTCGTCGGTTTATGGATTGAATGCGTCGCTGCCATTCCGGGAAGACGATCGTGTCGATCGTCCGGGATCGTTTTATGCCGTGACCAAGCGGGCGGGTGAGCTGACGGCCCATGCGTATGCGCATCTCTATGGCCTGAAGCAGACGGGGCTGCGTTTCTTCACGGCCTATGGCCCGTGGGGTCGTCCGGATATGGCCTATTACAAATTCGCGGCCGCCATTGCTGCCGGTCAGCCGTTGACCCTGTATGCGGGTGACGGACTGGCGCGGGACTTCACCTACATCGACGATATCGTGCGAGGTATCGTCGCCGTGCTGGATCGTCCCCCGCGGGAAGGCGCGCGGATTCTGAACCTCGGCAGCGACCGGCCTGAGCCGGTGCGTCGTCTGGTGTCCCTGCTGGAAGAGAATCTGGGGCGGCTGGCGGTCGTTCATGAGAAACCGAGGCCGCGATCCGACGTGGAGGCGACATGGTCGTGTGTCACTGAAATCGAGGCGCTGACGGGCTGGAAACCCACAGTTTCCCTGGATGAAGGGGTCGCACGTTTCGTGACGTGGTTCAGGGCCTATCACCTCGGCGGATAA
- the rsfS gene encoding ribosome silencing factor — protein sequence MAEAAKSAGTPRKKAAAAGPKRGQRVTREAAEREALEKALAVITASLEADKAEDIVVLDLTGRASFADRMVIATGQVDRQITAMATHLERKLNEEAGIKRVLIEGANGSDWVLIDVGDIVVHLFKPDSRVLYGLERMWGADFDATDSDDSVTTL from the coding sequence TTGGCTGAAGCCGCCAAATCGGCCGGAACGCCGCGCAAGAAGGCTGCGGCGGCTGGCCCCAAGCGTGGCCAGCGCGTGACGCGTGAAGCCGCCGAGCGCGAGGCGCTGGAGAAGGCGCTTGCCGTCATCACCGCCAGCCTCGAGGCGGACAAGGCGGAGGACATCGTCGTCCTCGATCTCACCGGCCGGGCGAGCTTTGCGGACCGGATGGTGATCGCGACCGGTCAGGTCGATCGTCAGATCACGGCCATGGCGACGCATCTCGAGCGCAAGCTGAACGAGGAAGCCGGCATCAAGCGGGTGTTGATCGAAGGCGCCAACGGCTCGGACTGGGTGCTGATCGACGTGGGCGACATCGTCGTGCATCTCTTCAAGCCCGACAGCCGCGTTCTGTATGGGTTGGAGCGCATGTGGGGTGCGGATTTCGACGCGACCGATTCGGACGATTCGGTCACGACGCTCTGA
- a CDS encoding DUF192 domain-containing protein yields the protein MPTYARAADAVPAAPTQAQAELPRVPLTITSRDGKAHVFSVEQARTAREQEVGEMFRKVLPEDRGMLFLWPSPQSSDMWMRNTLVPLDIVFIDETNHIHAIAENAVPLSEAHISSQGAVAATLELAGGTTEKLGIEVGDTVASTALPHAK from the coding sequence ATGCCGACATACGCCCGGGCGGCGGATGCGGTGCCGGCAGCACCGACGCAGGCCCAGGCTGAACTGCCGCGCGTGCCGTTGACGATCACCAGCCGCGACGGCAAGGCGCATGTGTTCTCGGTCGAGCAGGCCAGGACGGCGCGCGAGCAGGAAGTGGGGGAGATGTTCCGCAAGGTGCTGCCGGAAGATCGCGGCATGCTGTTTCTCTGGCCGTCGCCGCAATCTTCCGACATGTGGATGCGCAATACGCTCGTGCCGCTGGATATCGTCTTCATTGATGAGACGAATCATATCCATGCGATCGCGGAGAATGCGGTGCCGCTGAGCGAAGCGCATATCAGCAGTCAGGGGGCTGTGGCGGCGACGCTCGAACTGGCGGGCGGCACGACGGAGAAGCTTGGGATCGAGGTTGGCGATACGGTGGCCTCGACGGCATTGCCGCATGCGAAGTAA
- a CDS encoding 23S rRNA (pseudouridine(1915)-N(3))-methyltransferase RlmH produces MRLIAIGRMKAGPERDLLDRYAARLRPRLDVTEIAETRGSALEIRRRDAASLLGACPDNALVVALDEGGATPDSLEFAGMMVRWRETGRPLCFLIGGAEGLESSVIDRADATLSFGRMTWPHMLVRGLLAEQLYRAQAINTGHPYHRAARPRD; encoded by the coding sequence GTGCGGTTGATCGCGATCGGCCGGATGAAGGCCGGTCCGGAGCGCGACCTGCTCGATCGTTATGCGGCGAGGCTGCGGCCGCGTCTGGATGTGACCGAGATTGCCGAAACGCGCGGTTCGGCGCTGGAGATCCGGCGTCGGGATGCGGCATCGCTGCTCGGGGCCTGCCCGGATAACGCTCTTGTCGTCGCGCTGGACGAGGGGGGAGCCACGCCGGACAGTCTCGAATTCGCCGGGATGATGGTGCGGTGGCGCGAAACCGGGCGACCGCTCTGTTTCCTGATCGGTGGTGCGGAGGGACTCGAATCCAGCGTCATCGACCGGGCGGATGCGACATTGTCCTTCGGGCGCATGACGTGGCCGCACATGCTGGTGCGTGGCCTGCTGGCGGAGCAACTCTATCGGGCGCAGGCCATCAATACGGGCCATCCCTATCATCGGGCCGCCAGACCCCGGGATTAG
- a CDS encoding MBL fold metallo-hydrolase, whose translation MRVRTVQVTPLRQNCTVMDDPATGHAVVVDPGGDVDVLLAALDGLTVDVVLLTHGHLDHAGGADALRAALVARQGGPVALLGPDSRDDFLLASIVNQAAAFGLTGMDNAHPDRALRDGETLSLLGRKIEVALVPGHTPGHIVFIDRQDRLAIVGDTLFRGVIGRTDFAYGDQAALVEGIRTRLLTLPDDTTVLPGHGLPTTIGEERRTNPFLR comes from the coding sequence ATGCGGGTTCGGACCGTTCAGGTGACGCCGCTGCGTCAGAACTGCACCGTGATGGATGACCCCGCGACCGGCCATGCCGTTGTGGTGGATCCGGGCGGCGACGTGGACGTATTGCTGGCGGCGCTGGATGGCCTGACGGTCGATGTGGTTCTTCTGACGCATGGCCATCTGGACCACGCGGGCGGGGCCGATGCGCTTCGGGCGGCGCTTGTCGCGCGTCAGGGAGGGCCGGTCGCGCTTCTGGGGCCTGATTCCCGTGACGATTTCCTGTTGGCGTCGATCGTGAACCAGGCCGCGGCTTTCGGGCTGACCGGCATGGACAACGCGCATCCGGACCGGGCCTTGCGCGATGGCGAGACGCTTTCATTGCTGGGACGCAAGATCGAGGTGGCGTTGGTGCCGGGGCATACGCCGGGTCATATTGTGTTCATCGATCGTCAGGACAGGCTCGCCATCGTTGGCGATACGCTTTTCCGCGGTGTGATCGGTCGCACGGACTTCGCTTATGGCGATCAGGCCGCGCTGGTCGAGGGCATCCGGACGAGGTTACTGACGTTGCCGGACGACACCACCGTGCTGCCGGGCCATGGACTGCCGACGACGATCGGCGAGGAACGTCGCACCAACCCGTTTTTGAGATGA
- a CDS encoding RidA family protein produces MSRILRTEPNPILSKAVEYHGFVFTQGIVARNLDADMKAQTADVLSQLDELLERHGTDNTRILQAQIWLKNIDDRAILNELWTAWLPEGQAPARACVQAVLADPRMAVEIMLVTTK; encoded by the coding sequence ATGAGCCGCATCCTGCGCACCGAACCCAACCCGATCCTGTCCAAGGCCGTCGAATATCACGGTTTCGTCTTCACGCAGGGCATCGTCGCCCGAAACCTCGATGCGGACATGAAGGCACAGACAGCGGACGTGCTTTCCCAGCTTGACGAATTGCTTGAACGGCACGGCACGGACAATACGCGCATCCTGCAAGCGCAGATCTGGCTGAAGAACATCGACGATCGCGCCATTCTCAACGAACTCTGGACCGCCTGGTTGCCGGAAGGTCAGGCCCCGGCACGCGCCTGCGTGCAGGCCGTTCTCGCCGATCCGCGCATGGCCGTCGAAATCATGCTGGTGACGACCAAGTAA
- a CDS encoding CHAP domain-containing protein, translating to MNVTQRSCLKSRRRPIFSSLTILSLLLTMAMGSQSAEARHRFVRHANFHHTRFVARRHYSVGHVIQCVAFAKTASDVILHGNAADWWYNARGVYARGAAPEPGSVLNFRATRRMPLGHVAVVKEIQDSRTIVIDQSHWAQRGISRNVHVIDVSPNNDWSAVRVALNGRSEDYGSIYPTYGFIYGRPDNGVMMASNTPVQATVQPAFATRRVATHRAIEGNFDALRHPMASTEVAEAPDDAFAIDAPNRNIR from the coding sequence ATGAACGTGACGCAGAGAAGTTGCCTGAAATCACGCCGCAGGCCCATTTTTTCTTCTCTGACAATCCTTTCATTGCTTCTTACAATGGCCATGGGCAGCCAGTCGGCCGAAGCCCGGCATCGGTTTGTCCGCCACGCAAACTTCCACCACACCCGCTTCGTGGCGCGTCGCCACTACAGCGTCGGTCACGTCATCCAGTGCGTCGCTTTCGCCAAGACGGCGTCGGATGTCATCCTGCACGGGAACGCCGCTGACTGGTGGTATAACGCACGCGGCGTCTATGCACGCGGCGCGGCACCGGAGCCCGGCTCGGTCCTGAACTTCCGCGCCACGCGCCGGATGCCGCTCGGTCATGTCGCCGTCGTGAAAGAAATTCAGGATAGCCGCACCATCGTCATCGACCAGTCCCATTGGGCACAGCGCGGCATTTCCCGTAACGTGCATGTCATCGACGTCTCGCCCAACAACGACTGGAGCGCCGTGCGGGTGGCGCTGAACGGTCGTAGCGAAGACTACGGCAGCATCTACCCGACCTACGGCTTCATCTATGGCCGTCCCGACAATGGCGTGATGATGGCCAGCAACACGCCGGTCCAGGCCACGGTCCAGCCGGCCTTTGCCACACGCCGCGTCGCAACCCATCGTGCGATCGAAGGCAACTTCGACGCCCTGCGTCACCCGATGGCGTCCACGGAAGTAGCCGAGGCGCCAGACGACGCCTTTGCGATCGACGCGCCGAACCGCAATATCCGATAA